Proteins from a genomic interval of Zonotrichia leucophrys gambelii isolate GWCS_2022_RI chromosome 5, RI_Zleu_2.0, whole genome shotgun sequence:
- the LOC135448285 gene encoding vitamin D 25-hydroxylase isoform X2, producing the protein MDCNGNDPESTYSRENLIFSVGELIIAGTETTTNVLRWAVLFMALYPNIQGQVQKEIDAVIGPNKMPTLEEKCKMPYTEAVLHEVLRFCNIVPLGIFHATSKDTVVRGYTIPGGTTVITNLYSVHFDEKYWSNPEVFFPERFLDSNGQFVKKDAFIPFSLGRRHCLGEQLARMEMFIFFTSLLQRFHLHFPHGVIPELKPRLGMTLQPQPYLVCAQRR; encoded by the exons ATGGATTGCAATGGAAACGACCCAGAATCTACATATTcaagagaaaatttaattttctccgTTGGAGAGCTCATCATAGCTGGGACAGAAACCACAACAAATGTTTTAAGATGGGCAGTGTTATTTATGGCTCTTTATCCAAACATTCAAG GGCAAGTTCAGAAAGAAATTGATGCTGTCATTGGCCCAAACAAAATGCCCACCCTGGAGGAGAAGTGCAAGATGCCCTACACTGAGGCTGTTCTGCACGAGGTGCTGAGGTTCTGTAACATTGTCCCGCTGGGGATTTTCCATGCAACTTCCAAGGACACTGTTGTGCGTGGCTACACCATTCCTGGAGGCACCACAGTCATTACCAACCTCTACTCTGTTCACTTTGATGAAAAATACTGGAGCAATCCAGAAGTGTTTTTTCCTGAGAGGTTTTTGGACAGTAATGGGCAGTTTGTCAAGAAAGATGCGTTTATTCCTTTTTCCCTAG GAAGAAGACATTGCCTTGGAGAACAGCTGGCTCGAATGGAGATGTTCATTTTCTTCACCTCGCTGCTGCAGAGATTCCACCTGCACTTCCCCCACGGCGTGATCCCGGAGCTGaagcccaggctggggatgaCGCTGCAGCCGCAGCCGTACCTGGTGTGCGCCCAGAGGCGCTGA
- the LOC135448285 gene encoding vitamin D 25-hydroxylase isoform X1, which produces MRVAAEPGARPGAATATAPAGSGPWLLALAAPLALLLALVVRQLLKQRRPPGFPPGPAGLPLLGNIPALGAEQPHVYLRRQSLIHGQIFSLDLGGISAVVLNGYDAVKECLVHQSEIFADRPSLPLFKKLTNMGGLLNSKYGRGWTEHRKLAVNTFRVFGYGQKSFEHKISEESLFFLEAIDTYKGRPLDLKHLITNAVSNITNLIIFGERFTYEDTEFQHMIEIFSENIELAASASVFLYNAFPWIGILPFGKHQQLFKNAAEVYEFLHELIERVSENRKPQSPRHFVDAYLDEMDCNGNDPESTYSRENLIFSVGELIIAGTETTTNVLRWAVLFMALYPNIQGQVQKEIDAVIGPNKMPTLEEKCKMPYTEAVLHEVLRFCNIVPLGIFHATSKDTVVRGYTIPGGTTVITNLYSVHFDEKYWSNPEVFFPERFLDSNGQFVKKDAFIPFSLGRRHCLGEQLARMEMFIFFTSLLQRFHLHFPHGVIPELKPRLGMTLQPQPYLVCAQRR; this is translated from the exons ATGCGGGTGGCGGCGGAGCCGGGGGCGCGCCCGGGCGCGGCGACAGCGACAGCCCCGGCGGGCAGCGGCCCGTGGCTGCTGGCGCTGGCGGCACCGCTGGcgctgctgctggcgctggTGGTGCGGCAGCTGCTGAAGCAGCGGCGGCCGCCCGGCTTCCCacccggccccgcggggctgCCGCTGCTCGGCAACATCCCCGCGCTGGGCGCCGAGCAGCCGCACGTCTACCTGCGGCGGCAGAGCCTGATCCACGGGCAG ATCTTCAGCCTTGACCTCGGGGGAATATCTGCCGTTGTGCTAAATGGCTACGATGCAGTGAAGGAATGCCTTgtccaccaaagtgaaatttTTGCAGACAGGccatctcttcccttgttcAAGAAACTGACAAACATGGGAG gctTACTGAACAGTAAATATGGCAGAGGATGGACAGAACACCGCAAATTAGCTGTAAATACCTTTCGAGTTTTTGGATATGGCCAAAAGTCCTTTGAACACAAAATTTCAGAAGaatctctgttttttcttgagGCCATTGATACATACAAAGGCAGACCCCTTGACCTTAAGCACTTGATAACAAATGCTGTTTCAAACATTActaatttgattatttttggaGAACGTTTCACATACGAAGATACTGAATTTCAGCACATGATTGAGATTTTTAGTGAAAACATTGAATTAGCTGCTAGtgcttctgtatttttatataatgCTTTTCCTTGGATTGGTATCTTGCCATTTGGGAAACACCAGCAGCTGTTCAAAAATGCAGCTGAAGTCTATGAGTTTCTTCATGAGCTTATTGAACGTGTCTCTGAAAATAGGAAGCCTCAATCACCTCGACATTTCGTAGATGCATATTTAGATGAGATGGATTGCAATGGAAACGACCCAGAATCTACATATTcaagagaaaatttaattttctccgTTGGAGAGCTCATCATAGCTGGGACAGAAACCACAACAAATGTTTTAAGATGGGCAGTGTTATTTATGGCTCTTTATCCAAACATTCAAG GGCAAGTTCAGAAAGAAATTGATGCTGTCATTGGCCCAAACAAAATGCCCACCCTGGAGGAGAAGTGCAAGATGCCCTACACTGAGGCTGTTCTGCACGAGGTGCTGAGGTTCTGTAACATTGTCCCGCTGGGGATTTTCCATGCAACTTCCAAGGACACTGTTGTGCGTGGCTACACCATTCCTGGAGGCACCACAGTCATTACCAACCTCTACTCTGTTCACTTTGATGAAAAATACTGGAGCAATCCAGAAGTGTTTTTTCCTGAGAGGTTTTTGGACAGTAATGGGCAGTTTGTCAAGAAAGATGCGTTTATTCCTTTTTCCCTAG GAAGAAGACATTGCCTTGGAGAACAGCTGGCTCGAATGGAGATGTTCATTTTCTTCACCTCGCTGCTGCAGAGATTCCACCTGCACTTCCCCCACGGCGTGATCCCGGAGCTGaagcccaggctggggatgaCGCTGCAGCCGCAGCCGTACCTGGTGTGCGCCCAGAGGCGCTGA